In Blastopirellula sp. J2-11, a single genomic region encodes these proteins:
- a CDS encoding recombinase family protein, with amino-acid sequence MNKRAKPPAEPATIRCAIYTRKSTEEGLEQEFNTLDAQREAGEAYIQSQRHENWVCLPDRYDDGGFTGANMDRPALRRLLADIESGKVNCVVVYKVDRLSRSLLDFTRIIETFDRNKVSFVSVTQAFNTASSMGRLVLNVLLSFAQFEREMISERTRDKIAAARRKGKWSGGMPVLGYNVEQTKLILDDAEARRVREIFEMYLERQSLLDVAKELENRCWRTKRWTTKKDTERGGRRFDKGSLYNLLTNVVYIGKVRYKTEVYEGEHEAIIDPETFAKVQTLAAGRWSATSTTPCCEASCIAPPASAE; translated from the coding sequence ATGAACAAACGTGCCAAGCCTCCCGCCGAGCCCGCCACGATTCGGTGCGCGATCTACACCCGCAAATCAACCGAAGAAGGTCTGGAGCAGGAGTTCAATACGCTGGATGCCCAACGAGAAGCGGGCGAGGCGTACATCCAGAGCCAGCGCCATGAGAATTGGGTCTGTCTGCCGGACCGCTATGACGATGGTGGTTTCACCGGCGCCAACATGGACCGGCCGGCGCTGCGGCGTCTGCTGGCCGACATTGAATCGGGAAAAGTAAACTGCGTGGTGGTTTACAAAGTTGATCGCCTCAGCCGCAGCTTACTCGACTTCACGAGGATCATCGAAACCTTTGACAGGAACAAGGTGTCGTTCGTCAGCGTAACGCAGGCCTTCAATACGGCTTCCTCGATGGGGCGGTTGGTCCTGAACGTGCTGCTCTCCTTTGCCCAATTCGAACGCGAGATGATCAGCGAACGAACTCGCGACAAGATTGCCGCCGCACGCCGAAAGGGAAAATGGTCGGGCGGTATGCCGGTACTGGGCTACAACGTCGAACAGACCAAGCTGATTCTCGATGACGCAGAAGCACGACGGGTACGAGAGATATTTGAGATGTACCTGGAGCGTCAATCGCTGCTGGACGTCGCCAAGGAACTTGAGAACCGCTGCTGGCGAACCAAACGCTGGACAACGAAGAAAGATACCGAACGTGGCGGTCGACGGTTCGACAAGGGCTCGCTCTACAACCTGCTCACCAACGTGGTCTACATCGGCAAGGTTCGCTACAAGACGGAAGTGTACGAGGGTGAACATGAGGCGATCATCGATCCAGAGACGTTCGCGAAGGTGCAGACGCTAGCGGCGGGAAGGTGGTCCGCAACAAGCACCACGCCTTGCTGCGAGGCCTCTTGCATTGCTCCGCCTGCCAGTGCGGAATGA
- a CDS encoding helix-turn-helix domain-containing protein, whose amino-acid sequence MITKTISRPDAATAIQQSRFLLDTSARRLSEKLCDPSGVDDYRQELALHILKRWNSFDPSRGSVQSFVNELVRDRERDIIRSYWRKCRGNGQTIQWPVSSHDGSLLDVIDHRTIPGEDWREVDAAIKGLIAPEQTICQLYRSGHSISDIARRLHLSRGAIYRSLNFIGQYFEDQGLREYIDFPSAREADGVTDDSSST is encoded by the coding sequence ATGATCACGAAAACCATTTCACGTCCCGACGCCGCTACGGCCATCCAACAGTCTCGGTTCTTACTCGACACTAGCGCCAGACGGTTGTCTGAGAAACTTTGTGATCCCTCCGGCGTCGACGACTACCGGCAGGAGCTGGCACTCCACATTCTGAAGCGATGGAACAGCTTCGATCCCTCTCGTGGCTCCGTTCAGAGCTTCGTCAACGAACTCGTGAGAGACCGCGAACGCGACATCATTCGATCGTATTGGCGAAAGTGTCGCGGCAATGGCCAGACGATCCAGTGGCCTGTCTCATCGCATGATGGATCACTCCTCGACGTCATCGACCACCGGACTATCCCCGGCGAAGATTGGCGCGAGGTTGACGCCGCCATCAAGGGCCTGATTGCTCCGGAGCAGACCATCTGCCAGTTGTACCGCAGCGGACACTCCATTTCTGACATTGCAAGACGATTGCATCTATCACGAGGAGCCATTTACAGGTCGCTGAATTTCATTGGTCAGTACTTCGAGGACCAAGGACTTCGAGAATATATCGATTTTCCGAGCGCACGTGAGGCAGACGGCGTAACTGATGATTCGTCCTCAACCTAA
- a CDS encoding DUF2924 domain-containing protein: protein MNIDKEVAAMERMTVNQLREKYAEVFGERTNGRHKQWLIRRIAWRMQANAEGGLSERARRRARELANDADLRMTIPRTQKPSANAESRIISVATKSPQSTHLLPGMSLRRVYKGQTIHVKVLDEGFECQGERYKSLTAVAKAITGKHWNGFHFFGLRKNGCAK from the coding sequence ATGAACATCGATAAAGAGGTCGCCGCGATGGAGCGGATGACGGTCAACCAATTGCGGGAAAAATATGCCGAGGTCTTTGGCGAACGAACCAATGGTAGACATAAGCAATGGTTAATCAGACGGATCGCGTGGCGGATGCAGGCCAACGCCGAAGGAGGCTTGTCCGAACGGGCACGGCGGCGAGCGAGGGAACTTGCCAACGACGCCGATCTGAGGATGACCATCCCGCGAACGCAAAAACCCTCCGCCAACGCCGAGTCACGAATCATCTCGGTCGCCACCAAGTCGCCGCAAAGTACACACCTCCTTCCAGGCATGTCACTAAGGCGTGTGTACAAGGGTCAAACGATCCACGTGAAAGTGCTGGACGAAGGCTTCGAGTGCCAAGGCGAGCGTTACAAATCGCTGACCGCGGTTGCGAAGGCGATCACCGGCAAGCATTGGAATGGATTTCATTTCTTCGGTCTGCGTAAGAATGGATGTGCGAAATGA
- a CDS encoding zinc ribbon domain-containing protein, whose protein sequence is MSHSYSKKKGNRLYRYYVCQKAQKRGWDSCPAPSIPAGEIERFIVNEIKAIGRDPQVISATLEQVRVQTARQTEQLQAERADLHQELREAHAELGRLAATVGPGDSRLADAHDRIQEAERRSTEIEDELAALGGDALDRTEVAAALAEFDAVWACLAPREQERVIGLLVERVEYDGDGGNISISFRPSGIRTLVGELANTKDEVAA, encoded by the coding sequence ATGAGCCACAGCTATTCCAAGAAGAAGGGCAACCGGCTCTATCGGTACTACGTCTGCCAAAAGGCTCAGAAACGCGGATGGGATTCGTGCCCGGCGCCGTCGATCCCCGCGGGTGAGATTGAGCGGTTCATCGTGAATGAGATCAAGGCGATTGGGCGTGATCCGCAGGTGATCAGCGCGACGCTCGAACAGGTACGGGTGCAGACCGCCCGACAAACCGAGCAACTCCAGGCGGAACGGGCCGATCTGCATCAGGAACTACGTGAAGCACACGCTGAACTTGGACGATTGGCGGCTACGGTCGGTCCTGGCGATTCTAGGCTGGCCGATGCCCATGATCGGATCCAGGAAGCGGAACGGCGTTCGACGGAGATTGAGGACGAGTTAGCCGCACTTGGCGGTGATGCACTCGACCGGACCGAGGTTGCCGCCGCATTGGCCGAATTCGACGCCGTGTGGGCGTGTCTGGCCCCGCGGGAACAAGAACGCGTTATTGGGCTACTCGTCGAACGGGTCGAATACGACGGCGACGGGGGAAATATCTCGATATCATTCCGGCCGAGTGGGATTAGAACGCTGGTCGGCGAATTGGCGAACACGAAGGACGAGGTGGCGGCATGA